From the bacterium genome, one window contains:
- a CDS encoding class E sortase — translation MLAFGPKAAINAWDTYLARLQQAETDRWVASHVSPGPVHHPRRVDDQTMTPGRTGYLLEIPRIGVRIVVHVLESGVFQGLNTPNLYRYGVGQVPFTTALGNVSPGAPGTAVITGHRTTSGAPFRHLDLLRPGDLILLRKGAAIQRWRVDGSVVVAPTDVDVIRSRPGIRRLVLLTCTPPFSARSRLMIDARLAQADVAQTDTSKRR, via the coding sequence GTGTTGGCCTTCGGCCCGAAGGCCGCGATCAACGCCTGGGACACGTATCTCGCACGGCTGCAGCAGGCCGAGACCGACCGGTGGGTTGCCTCGCACGTGTCGCCCGGACCCGTCCACCACCCGCGGCGCGTCGACGACCAAACGATGACGCCGGGCCGGACCGGATACCTGCTCGAAATCCCCCGGATCGGGGTCCGCATTGTCGTGCACGTGCTGGAGTCCGGCGTGTTCCAGGGGCTCAACACCCCTAACCTGTACCGCTACGGCGTCGGCCAGGTGCCGTTCACGACTGCCCTCGGCAACGTTTCTCCCGGGGCGCCCGGCACGGCTGTTATCACAGGACACCGCACCACGTCGGGCGCTCCGTTCCGGCATCTCGACCTCCTGCGGCCCGGTGATCTGATCCTCTTACGCAAAGGGGCGGCGATCCAGCGGTGGCGCGTGGATGGCTCCGTGGTGGTCGCGCCGACCGACGTGGACGTGATTCGGTCCCGCCCGGGCATTCGCCGGCTGGTCCTGCTGACGTGCACGCCTCCATTCAGCGCACGATCCCGCCTGATGATAGACGCGCGTCTTGCGCAAGCGGACGTCGCGCAAACCGACACGAGCAAAAGGAGGTAG
- a CDS encoding FAD-binding oxidoreductase, with protein MKFTPAADGEAVAAESNGRRTQRPKGIDEKTFARAVREFTTIVGDRNVSVSPAELVPYAHDVIMVPPIWPSAVVRPGSVAEVQRVVRTANRLRIPLWPTSTGKNIAYGRMMAVEPGNVVLDLGRMNRILEVNEKLAYAVVEPGVTYAQLYKHLRDHNLPLWLDPPATAPGAGPLGNTVERGVGYTPYGEHFLFSCGMEVVLPDGRLLRTGSGALPGSRTWHIFKWGYGPYLDGLFTASNYGIVTRLGIWLMPEPPAYRPILMTCDHEDDIVAIMDFLRPLKVSHLLPSAVVVAHALLALAAEAEYPRDLTGGTRPVPEDWIRNEARRRMLGIWNIAGCLYGSEPVVNELAETVRRRAAADLPQATLLDVDAARQSPYWDHKVRNMTGVPSMIEYSRLSWRGGGNAFVAPVVPLFGEEARKHMEIARPIFWKHGFDYIGEFIAASRDQHHVMMLLHKQPDEMPRAMACYRELTDAFCDAGYLPYRTNVAFMDHTMRRLDPVFQAVCGQIKRALDPNEIIAPGKNGIRGTTPRPVGTARTRATGPARRAGGPRRATVRASRSGAGRRRGRAR; from the coding sequence ATGAAATTCACGCCGGCGGCGGACGGTGAGGCGGTGGCGGCCGAATCGAACGGGCGGCGGACACAGCGGCCGAAGGGCATCGACGAGAAAACCTTCGCTCGGGCGGTCCGCGAGTTCACCACGATCGTCGGCGACCGCAACGTCTCCGTTTCTCCCGCGGAGCTCGTGCCCTACGCGCACGACGTCATCATGGTCCCGCCCATCTGGCCGTCCGCGGTCGTGCGGCCGGGCTCGGTTGCGGAGGTCCAGCGCGTCGTCCGAACGGCGAACCGGCTGCGGATCCCCTTGTGGCCCACGAGCACCGGGAAGAACATCGCCTACGGCCGCATGATGGCGGTGGAACCCGGCAACGTGGTGCTCGACCTGGGACGGATGAACCGCATCCTCGAGGTCAACGAAAAGCTCGCCTACGCGGTCGTCGAGCCGGGCGTCACCTACGCGCAGCTGTACAAGCACCTTCGCGACCACAACCTGCCGCTGTGGCTCGATCCGCCGGCCACCGCGCCGGGAGCCGGGCCGCTCGGCAACACCGTGGAACGCGGCGTCGGTTACACTCCGTACGGCGAGCACTTCCTGTTCTCGTGCGGCATGGAAGTCGTGCTGCCGGATGGCCGGCTGCTCCGCACGGGGTCCGGAGCGCTGCCGGGGTCGCGGACCTGGCACATCTTCAAGTGGGGCTACGGCCCCTACCTCGACGGGCTCTTTACCGCGAGCAACTACGGGATCGTGACGCGGCTCGGCATCTGGCTGATGCCGGAGCCTCCGGCCTACCGTCCGATTCTTATGACCTGCGATCACGAAGACGATATCGTCGCGATCATGGACTTTCTGCGGCCGCTCAAGGTCTCGCATCTGCTTCCGAGCGCGGTCGTGGTCGCGCACGCCCTGCTCGCCCTGGCGGCGGAGGCGGAATACCCGCGCGACCTGACCGGTGGAACGCGGCCGGTGCCGGAGGACTGGATCCGGAACGAGGCGCGTAGGCGGATGCTCGGCATCTGGAACATCGCGGGGTGCCTGTACGGCTCAGAGCCGGTCGTGAACGAACTGGCGGAGACGGTGCGCCGGCGGGCCGCCGCCGACCTGCCGCAGGCGACGCTCCTCGACGTGGACGCGGCCCGGCAGAGCCCGTATTGGGACCACAAGGTCCGCAACATGACGGGCGTGCCGTCGATGATCGAGTACAGCCGCCTTTCGTGGCGCGGGGGCGGCAACGCCTTCGTCGCGCCGGTCGTGCCGCTGTTCGGCGAGGAAGCCCGCAAGCACATGGAGATCGCGCGGCCGATCTTCTGGAAGCACGGATTCGACTACATCGGGGAATTCATCGCGGCCTCCCGCGACCAGCACCACGTCATGATGCTCCTGCACAAGCAGCCCGACGAGATGCCGCGCGCGATGGCCTGCTACCGGGAGCTTACCGACGCCTTTTGCGACGCGGGCTACCTGCCGTACCGAACCAACGTCGCGTTCATGGACCATACGATGCGGCGCCTGGATCCGGTGTTTCAGGCGGTGTGCGGGCAGATCAAACGGGCCCTCGACCCCAACGAGATCATCGCCCCCGGCAAAAACGGCATCCGCGGCACCACCCCCCGGCCTGTCGGGACCGCGCGCACCCGCGCGACCGGGCCGGCACGCAGGGCCGGGGGGCCGAGGCGGGCGACCGTCCGCGCTTCCCGTTCCGGAGCGGGCCGGCGGCGGGGCCGAGCCCGATGA
- a CDS encoding branched-chain amino acid ABC transporter permease, with the protein MSRDLAGLAALAAALAIVPALAPSTYVLALFNTVGLYAIVTLGLVLLGTSGQVSLGQAAFYGLGAYASALLARNLGWSPWLAMPCAVALVAVTAYIVGLPALRLADVFFVLATLGVGVIVNVLMIQLVSLTGGASGLRDIPGLAVGGRRLVTDRDYYYVIWTAAVVALVVARNVAAHRTGRALRAILGSEVGAAALGIDVSRYKMRVFVLSAAYAGAAGALYAHYIHFISPSPFALYASLFFLIMAVVGGLTNIWGGLFGAAAVTLLDQAVRAEMPRIFPRVGGEYQTAIYGIVLVLIMIFFPAGIVRGGLDLRRLLHDKGRPTAVPGQAEAEPADGARA; encoded by the coding sequence GTGAGCCGCGACCTCGCGGGCCTCGCCGCCCTCGCCGCCGCCCTTGCGATCGTGCCGGCGCTGGCGCCTTCGACCTACGTGCTGGCGCTTTTCAACACGGTCGGCCTCTACGCGATCGTGACGCTCGGGCTTGTGCTGCTGGGGACGAGCGGCCAGGTATCGTTGGGCCAGGCGGCATTTTACGGCCTGGGCGCGTACGCCTCGGCGCTGCTCGCCCGGAATCTCGGCTGGTCGCCGTGGCTCGCGATGCCGTGCGCGGTCGCCCTCGTCGCGGTGACCGCCTACATCGTGGGGCTGCCGGCGCTGCGGCTGGCGGACGTGTTCTTCGTCCTCGCCACGCTCGGCGTCGGGGTCATCGTGAACGTCCTGATGATCCAGCTCGTTTCGCTGACCGGCGGGGCGAGCGGGCTGCGCGACATCCCCGGGCTCGCAGTCGGCGGCCGGCGGCTTGTCACGGACCGGGACTACTACTATGTCATTTGGACGGCGGCGGTCGTGGCGCTCGTAGTGGCGCGCAACGTCGCCGCCCACCGCACCGGCCGGGCGCTGCGCGCGATCCTCGGCAGCGAAGTCGGCGCGGCCGCGCTCGGGATCGACGTGTCGCGCTACAAGATGCGCGTGTTCGTCCTGAGCGCGGCCTACGCGGGCGCGGCCGGCGCCTTGTACGCCCACTACATCCACTTCATCTCTCCGTCGCCGTTCGCGCTCTACGCGTCCCTGTTCTTCCTCATCATGGCGGTAGTCGGCGGGCTGACCAACATCTGGGGCGGCCTCTTCGGCGCGGCCGCCGTGACGCTGCTGGACCAGGCCGTCCGGGCGGAGATGCCGCGAATCTTTCCGCGCGTCGGCGGCGAGTACCAGACCGCGATCTACGGCATCGTCCTGGTCCTGATCATGATCTTCTTCCCGGCCGGGATCGTGCGCGGCGGGCTGGATCTTCGCCGCCTCCTCCACGACAAGGGACGTCCGACGGCGGTGCCCGGCCAGGCGGAGGCGGAACCCGCGGACGGGGCGCGCGCATGA
- a CDS encoding ABC transporter ATP-binding protein, which yields MSGLVARRGGAEILHGVDLDVMPGEILALIGPNGAGKSTLLGAIAGVYPAAAGHIALAGERLDGRAAEEIVARGVALVPERRQIFSTLTVRENLLLGAYHRYWRDRRRLWMDLAGPLAVFPRLAEMLRRVGGNLSGGEQQMLAIARGLMSRPRVLMLDEPSLGLAPRLVREIMQTLVTLRVRERLTVLLVEQNVKAALSIADRVCVMERGRIVLRGRPTELLAHPDVRSAYLGKGYEVPG from the coding sequence GTGTCCGGTCTGGTCGCCCGGCGCGGCGGCGCGGAGATCCTCCACGGCGTCGACTTGGACGTGATGCCGGGGGAGATTCTCGCGCTGATCGGACCGAACGGCGCCGGCAAATCGACGCTGCTCGGCGCGATCGCCGGGGTGTATCCGGCCGCCGCGGGACACATCGCGCTGGCGGGAGAGCGGCTCGACGGCCGGGCCGCGGAGGAAATCGTCGCGCGCGGCGTCGCCCTCGTCCCGGAGCGGCGGCAGATCTTTTCCACGCTGACCGTCCGCGAAAACCTCCTCCTCGGCGCCTACCACCGGTACTGGCGGGATCGCCGCCGGCTGTGGATGGATCTCGCCGGCCCGCTCGCGGTCTTCCCGCGTCTCGCCGAGATGCTGCGGAGAGTGGGCGGAAACCTGAGCGGCGGCGAGCAGCAGATGCTGGCGATCGCGCGCGGGTTGATGTCCCGCCCGCGCGTCTTGATGCTCGACGAGCCGTCGCTTGGCCTCGCCCCGCGCCTCGTGCGCGAGATCATGCAGACGCTCGTGACGCTCCGCGTGCGCGAGCGGCTGACCGTGCTGCTGGTCGAGCAAAACGTCAAGGCGGCGCTGTCGATCGCAGACCGCGTCTGCGTCATGGAGCGCGGCCGCATCGTGCTGCGCGGACGGCCGACCGAGCTGCTGGCGCACCCCGACGTGCGCTCGGCCTATCTCGGCAAGGGGTACGAGGTGCCCGGGTGA
- a CDS encoding IclR family transcriptional regulator translates to MKLKPADVRRSRRAAETGKRRYVVTAVGRALGILENVGGDIRGTGITELSRRLGLGKSTVHRLCATLEHHGYLVRDPGTGRYRLSLRVFHIGSHALDALDLPARAMPALEALGAVTEETVHLAVLDGAEAIFIGKVESPRPLRLYSQVGRRCPAHCTAVGKVLLAYAGAGQRALVAARPLKRYTSKTITSTAALERELEEVRRRGYATDEEEFEDGIRCVAAPVRDYRGRVVAALSVSVPAARLPRARAASLVEQVLDTARRVSEALGHRTAPDRGREAPA, encoded by the coding sequence ATGAAATTGAAGCCGGCCGACGTCCGCCGTTCACGGCGGGCGGCCGAGACCGGCAAGCGCCGCTATGTCGTGACGGCCGTGGGCCGCGCGCTCGGCATCCTCGAGAACGTCGGCGGCGACATCCGCGGCACCGGCATCACCGAGCTCAGCCGCCGCCTTGGGCTGGGCAAGAGCACCGTGCACCGGCTCTGCGCGACCCTCGAGCATCACGGTTACCTGGTGCGCGATCCCGGCACGGGCCGCTACCGCCTGAGCCTGCGCGTCTTCCACATCGGCAGCCACGCGCTCGACGCGCTCGACCTGCCCGCCCGCGCGATGCCCGCGCTCGAGGCGCTCGGCGCCGTGACGGAAGAGACCGTCCACCTCGCCGTCCTCGACGGAGCCGAAGCCATTTTTATCGGCAAAGTGGAGAGCCCGCGGCCGCTGCGTCTGTACTCGCAGGTCGGACGGCGCTGTCCCGCGCACTGCACGGCCGTCGGCAAGGTGCTGTTGGCCTATGCCGGGGCCGGGCAGCGCGCGCTCGTCGCCGCGCGGCCGCTGAAGCGCTACACGTCGAAGACCATCACGTCCACCGCGGCGCTCGAGCGCGAGCTCGAAGAGGTCCGCCGGCGGGGGTACGCCACGGACGAGGAGGAGTTCGAGGACGGCATCCGCTGCGTTGCCGCGCCGGTCCGGGACTATCGCGGGCGCGTCGTCGCGGCGCTGAGCGTGTCCGTCCCCGCCGCGCGGCTGCCCCGCGCGCGCGCCGCATCCCTCGTCGAGCAGGTGCTCGACACGGCGCGCCGCGTGTCCGAGGCGCTCGGCCACCGGACGGCGCCGGACCGCGGCCGGGAGGCGCCGGCCTGA
- a CDS encoding ABC transporter substrate-binding protein, which yields MIGRWTSRLAVAGLAAVVAAAIVAPAAPVAGQGAPIKIAVITAVTGPASSLGKPEQDTARMLQAQWTAAGGLAGRPVQVITYDTESDPTKAVLLAKKAVTEDNVIAFVGGTTSPESQAMADYAIQADVPFMSLAASTTLTVPTRAWVFQMPQRNATAALKALEYLAALHTKTFAFLYRNDDFGQDGLVALRTYGLHQGITLVDTEPFAATDTDLSVLVARARTKNPGAMVVWSTPPTASIAAKNIRQLGIRVPIVESHGVANRAFIQLAGAAAEGVVFPSGKLLVAGQLPAGDPQKALLEKYARDFEAANRYAASTFGGHAFDGLTVLADAIRHVGPDRGKIRDYVEHLRGFVGTGGVFNMSPEDHNGLTTKDMVLIVIKNGNWAIWK from the coding sequence ATGATAGGTAGATGGACGTCCCGGCTGGCAGTGGCCGGACTCGCGGCGGTGGTGGCGGCGGCGATCGTCGCGCCGGCGGCGCCGGTCGCGGGCCAAGGCGCGCCGATCAAGATCGCGGTGATCACGGCGGTGACCGGACCGGCGAGTTCGCTCGGAAAGCCGGAGCAGGACACCGCGCGGATGTTGCAGGCCCAATGGACGGCGGCCGGCGGGTTGGCCGGCCGGCCCGTCCAGGTGATCACGTACGACACGGAGTCGGATCCCACCAAGGCCGTCCTCCTCGCCAAGAAGGCCGTCACCGAGGACAATGTGATCGCGTTCGTGGGCGGGACCACGAGCCCGGAGTCCCAGGCGATGGCCGATTACGCGATCCAGGCCGATGTCCCGTTCATGTCCCTCGCGGCGAGCACGACCCTCACCGTGCCGACGCGCGCGTGGGTCTTCCAGATGCCTCAGCGGAACGCGACGGCCGCGCTGAAGGCGCTCGAATATCTTGCAGCCCTGCATACCAAGACCTTCGCGTTCCTCTACCGGAACGACGACTTCGGTCAGGACGGGCTGGTCGCGCTTCGGACCTACGGGCTCCACCAGGGGATCACGCTGGTCGACACGGAGCCGTTCGCGGCCACCGATACGGATCTGAGCGTGCTGGTCGCGCGCGCGCGGACTAAGAATCCCGGCGCGATGGTGGTGTGGAGCACGCCGCCCACCGCATCGATCGCCGCCAAGAACATCCGGCAGCTCGGCATCCGTGTCCCAATCGTCGAGAGCCACGGGGTCGCCAACCGGGCGTTCATCCAACTGGCCGGCGCCGCCGCGGAGGGCGTGGTCTTCCCGTCGGGCAAGCTTCTGGTGGCGGGCCAACTGCCGGCCGGTGACCCGCAGAAAGCGCTCCTCGAAAAATACGCGCGCGACTTCGAGGCGGCGAACCGTTACGCCGCAAGCACCTTCGGCGGCCATGCGTTCGACGGCCTGACGGTGCTCGCCGACGCGATCCGGCACGTCGGTCCCGACCGAGGCAAGATCCGCGACTACGTCGAGCACCTGCGCGGCTTTGTCGGCACCGGCGGGGTCTTCAACATGTCACCCGAAGACCATAACGGGCTGACGACAAAAGACATGGTGCTGATCGTCATCAAGAACGGCAACTGGGCGATCTGGAAATAA
- a CDS encoding ketopantoate reductase family protein, with amino-acid sequence MTARVLVLGCGAVGGIFAARLARVCEVAVLDTWSAHVQAIAARGLRVAVRAPLGEAGRVDETIEARPASAASDPAALAGRAFTHVLVAVKGPHTRAAATGARALFDGAVILTVQNGLGNAETIASACPQPICHGVTMNAGEVTAPGEIAQAEVGPTWLGPHHADLSQARGWSDLLTRAGLESHVVVDPRGVIWSKLIFNAAVNPLPVVTGLRLADVYAHPDTYALLRALVEEGKAVAAARGIVLAADPMTVVDEHRALGSGHTHQGSMKQDIDRGRPTEIETLTGALIAEADRAGVPVPALRTVYRLVKAMETAAVARGAAAEAPR; translated from the coding sequence GTGACCGCCCGCGTCCTCGTTCTCGGGTGCGGCGCCGTCGGCGGCATCTTCGCCGCCCGGCTCGCGCGGGTGTGCGAGGTGGCGGTGCTCGACACCTGGTCGGCGCACGTGCAGGCGATCGCCGCGCGCGGGCTCCGGGTCGCGGTGCGCGCGCCGCTCGGCGAGGCCGGACGGGTCGACGAGACGATCGAAGCCCGGCCGGCCAGCGCCGCGTCGGACCCCGCGGCGCTGGCCGGCCGGGCCTTCACCCACGTCCTGGTCGCGGTCAAAGGCCCGCACACGCGCGCGGCGGCGACCGGAGCGCGCGCGCTCTTCGACGGCGCCGTGATCCTGACCGTGCAAAACGGCCTCGGCAACGCCGAGACGATCGCATCGGCCTGCCCGCAGCCGATCTGCCACGGCGTCACGATGAACGCCGGCGAGGTGACGGCCCCCGGCGAGATCGCGCAGGCGGAAGTCGGTCCGACCTGGCTCGGCCCGCATCATGCGGACCTGTCGCAGGCGCGCGGGTGGAGCGATCTGCTGACGAGGGCCGGACTGGAAAGCCACGTCGTCGTGGACCCGCGCGGCGTGATCTGGAGCAAACTGATCTTCAACGCCGCCGTGAACCCGCTGCCCGTTGTGACCGGGCTGCGTCTGGCCGACGTGTACGCGCATCCTGACACATACGCGCTGCTGCGGGCGCTCGTCGAGGAAGGCAAAGCCGTCGCGGCGGCGCGGGGCATCGTCCTCGCCGCCGACCCGATGACGGTGGTCGACGAACACCGCGCCCTGGGATCCGGCCACACCCATCAGGGCTCGATGAAGCAGGACATCGACCGCGGGCGTCCCACCGAGATCGAGACGCTGACCGGCGCGCTGATCGCCGAAGCGGACCGGGCCGGCGTCCCGGTGCCGGCGCTCCGGACGGTGTACCGGCTCGTCAAGGCCATGGAGACGGCGGCGGTCGCAAGAGGCGCGGCCGCGGAGGCCCCGCGGTGA
- a CDS encoding ABC transporter ATP-binding protein, whose product MTETLLAIDGLTRRFGGVTALEDVSFDVAPAEIVAIIGPNGAGKTTLFNVMTGFLTPSAGAVRYRGRPIAGLPPSRIAAAGVVRTFQNHVVFGEMTVLENVMVGCHRWTRTGFLESALALPAVHREDRDVTAAARAVLDLVGLGPQATDPARDLPVGRQRLLEIARALAARPDVLLLDEAAAGLTAEETRHLVRLVGRLRDAGVTFLVIEHNMDVVMEAADRVIVLDYGKKIAEGRPADVQRDPHVVAAYLGDDADAADRGGGGPRDGRQRESSP is encoded by the coding sequence ATGACGGAGACCCTGCTTGCGATCGACGGCCTGACGCGGCGCTTCGGCGGGGTGACCGCTCTCGAGGACGTCTCGTTCGACGTCGCGCCGGCTGAGATCGTCGCCATTATCGGGCCGAACGGCGCCGGCAAGACGACGCTGTTCAACGTGATGACGGGATTTCTCACGCCGAGCGCCGGCGCCGTCCGGTACCGCGGGCGGCCGATCGCGGGCCTCCCGCCGTCGCGCATCGCCGCGGCCGGGGTCGTGCGGACGTTCCAAAACCACGTGGTCTTCGGCGAGATGACGGTGCTGGAAAATGTCATGGTCGGGTGCCACCGATGGACGCGGACCGGGTTCCTCGAGAGCGCACTGGCGCTCCCCGCGGTCCATCGCGAGGATCGGGACGTCACGGCGGCCGCCCGCGCCGTGCTCGACCTCGTCGGGCTCGGCCCCCAGGCGACCGATCCGGCGCGAGACCTGCCGGTCGGGCGGCAGCGCCTCCTCGAGATCGCCCGGGCCCTCGCCGCGCGCCCGGACGTGCTGCTCCTCGACGAGGCCGCGGCGGGCCTTACCGCGGAGGAGACGCGCCATCTCGTGCGGCTCGTCGGGCGCCTGCGCGACGCCGGCGTCACGTTCCTCGTGATCGAGCACAACATGGACGTCGTCATGGAAGCGGCCGACCGGGTGATCGTGCTGGATTACGGCAAGAAGATCGCGGAAGGCCGGCCGGCGGACGTGCAGCGCGACCCCCATGTGGTCGCGGCGTACCTCGGCGACGACGCCGACGCGGCGGATCGCGGCGGCGGCGGACCGCGCGACGGCCGGCAGCGGGAATCGTCGCCGTGA
- a CDS encoding branched-chain amino acid ABC transporter permease — MLDLLPQLVLSGVTIGSIYALVALGFVIIYNITGILNFAQGEFAMLGAMLCAALLAAHVPLAPAAAAAVAAACLLGALMERLAIEPAFGSHPLTLIIITFGVSMAFRGLALMLWGADPYSLPEFTPGDPLVVLGGVLGRQAIWAVGLSIVVVIALFMFFARTLPGAAVRACADNAFASRLVGISPRRMALFAFTVAAGIGAVGGIVIAPISGATYDMGLGLGLKGFVAAVIGGLTNAPAAVLGGYVVGMIESLVTGYLAPGYGSAITFALLLAVLSLQREGLLQSAGRRRV; from the coding sequence GTGCTTGACCTCCTCCCGCAGCTCGTCCTTTCCGGCGTGACGATCGGCAGTATCTACGCCCTGGTCGCGCTCGGCTTTGTCATCATCTACAACATCACCGGGATCCTCAACTTCGCCCAGGGTGAGTTCGCCATGCTGGGCGCGATGCTGTGTGCCGCGCTGCTCGCCGCGCACGTCCCGCTCGCACCGGCCGCGGCCGCCGCGGTCGCGGCCGCGTGCCTGCTCGGCGCGCTGATGGAGCGGCTCGCGATCGAGCCCGCATTCGGCAGCCACCCCCTCACGCTCATCATCATTACCTTCGGCGTCTCGATGGCCTTCCGAGGGCTCGCGCTGATGCTGTGGGGGGCCGACCCCTACTCCCTGCCGGAGTTCACACCGGGCGATCCACTCGTGGTCCTGGGCGGCGTGCTGGGGCGCCAGGCCATCTGGGCCGTCGGCCTCTCGATCGTCGTCGTCATCGCCCTATTCATGTTCTTCGCGCGGACCTTGCCGGGCGCCGCGGTGCGCGCCTGCGCCGACAATGCCTTCGCGAGCCGGCTCGTGGGGATCAGCCCGCGGCGGATGGCGCTGTTCGCCTTTACGGTCGCCGCGGGCATCGGCGCGGTGGGGGGCATCGTCATCGCCCCGATCAGCGGCGCCACCTACGACATGGGGTTGGGGCTCGGATTGAAAGGGTTTGTGGCGGCCGTGATCGGCGGCCTGACGAACGCGCCGGCCGCGGTGCTGGGCGGTTACGTCGTCGGTATGATCGAATCGCTCGTCACCGGGTACCTCGCGCCCGGGTACGGCAGCGCCATCACGTTCGCGCTGCTCCTCGCCGTCCTCTCGCTGCAGCGCGAAGGGCTCCTGCAGAGCGCCGGGCGGAGACGGGTGTGA
- a CDS encoding (Fe-S)-binding protein — protein MSRRRPRIRKAPPRARGQRTIPAPGRGEPRPSVRGAELRAEIEAKGINLYECYTCRLCTEEMQRGILTLTEPYRKAYGESEWRRDIFNEPVCPTWDYYRHEAYTAYGRAMLARDLADGLQVAPDDRRAQEVVYTCLLCSGCQELCFSRNRVPLMKEFMPLPREVWDLHGILLAERKWLFDRHGWEIVPEGLRTLAQRLLAGGTATGDPKSHAARWIEAAGAEIVDLSRGGRADVLLLLDARAPYDRTLWPALGAAVRLIRAAGFTVGTLGEEEIATAMPVLAAGDVRGYLDLNRAAIDKITRMADGGRIGRAVTVDDTGYQAWTAPPKHYGPAQRPRFPFTHIVPFVADLLREGRLAFERPVDEEVVLLDGCHLGRYGKVIDPPREILARIPGLRVRETNLRREYLYCCGAAAGAPEAFPEQATWWGRKRLRQAADVLTSGCTVVTTSLLCGAHLRRIAAADGRLEVKDLTEIAASALP, from the coding sequence ATGAGCCGGCGCCGGCCGCGGATCCGGAAAGCCCCGCCGCGCGCGCGAGGACAACGCACGATCCCCGCGCCCGGGCGCGGCGAGCCCCGGCCGTCCGTTCGCGGGGCCGAGTTGCGCGCCGAGATCGAGGCAAAGGGCATCAACCTCTACGAGTGCTACACGTGCCGGCTGTGCACCGAGGAGATGCAGCGCGGCATCCTGACGCTCACCGAGCCGTACCGCAAAGCGTACGGGGAATCCGAGTGGCGGCGCGACATCTTCAACGAGCCGGTCTGCCCCACGTGGGATTACTACCGTCACGAAGCCTACACCGCGTACGGCCGCGCCATGCTCGCGCGCGATCTCGCGGACGGGCTGCAGGTGGCTCCGGACGACCGCCGCGCGCAGGAGGTCGTCTACACGTGCCTCCTCTGCAGCGGCTGCCAGGAATTGTGCTTTTCCCGCAACCGCGTGCCGCTGATGAAGGAGTTCATGCCGCTGCCGCGCGAGGTGTGGGACCTTCACGGGATCCTGCTGGCGGAACGGAAATGGCTGTTCGACCGGCACGGGTGGGAGATCGTCCCCGAAGGCCTCCGCACGCTCGCCCAGCGCCTGCTGGCCGGGGGAACGGCGACCGGGGATCCAAAATCGCACGCCGCGCGGTGGATCGAGGCCGCGGGCGCGGAGATCGTCGATCTGAGCCGCGGCGGCCGGGCGGACGTGCTGCTGCTGCTCGATGCCCGCGCGCCCTACGACCGCACGCTCTGGCCCGCGCTCGGGGCGGCGGTCCGGTTGATCCGCGCCGCCGGGTTCACGGTGGGCACGCTCGGCGAGGAAGAGATCGCCACCGCGATGCCGGTGCTCGCTGCCGGCGACGTGCGCGGCTATCTCGATCTCAACCGCGCCGCGATCGACAAGATCACGCGGATGGCGGACGGCGGCCGCATCGGCCGCGCGGTCACCGTGGACGATACCGGGTACCAAGCCTGGACCGCCCCGCCCAAGCACTACGGCCCGGCGCAGCGTCCCCGGTTCCCGTTCACGCATATCGTGCCGTTTGTCGCCGACCTCCTGCGCGAGGGACGTCTGGCGTTCGAGCGGCCGGTGGACGAGGAGGTAGTGCTGCTCGACGGCTGCCACCTCGGCCGCTACGGCAAAGTGATCGATCCGCCGCGTGAGATCCTCGCACGGATCCCCGGCCTGCGGGTCCGTGAAACTAATCTCCGCCGCGAGTACCTCTACTGCTGCGGCGCCGCGGCGGGCGCGCCGGAAGCGTTTCCCGAACAGGCGACGTGGTGGGGACGCAAGCGTCTTCGGCAGGCCGCGGACGTCTTGACCTCCGGCTGCACGGTGGTCACCACCTCGCTCTTGTGCGGCGCCCACCTCCGCCGCATCGCGGCCGCGGACGGGCGCCTCGAGGTGAAGGACCTGACCGAGATCGCGGCCTCGGCCCTACCATGA